From the genome of Vigna angularis cultivar LongXiaoDou No.4 chromosome 11, ASM1680809v1, whole genome shotgun sequence, one region includes:
- the LOC108333276 gene encoding putative pentatricopeptide repeat-containing protein At1g17630 has product MRNAASKCFHSLLSPFQSIFVVSPSISHLHTHPFYVTHSHELVDSFHAFFRRCLTLHQARQLHSQLLLTAAHRLPFLAASLIAVYARFGFLSDARKVFAAIPVEGLHHLLLWNSIIRANVSHGYHQHALRLYLEMRNLGIFPDGFTLPLIIRACSSLAVSDLCRIVHCHALQLGFRNHLHVVNELVGMYGKHGRMEDSRQLFDGMSVRSLVSWNTMVSGYAFNCDSLGASAIFKRMELEGLQPNSVTWTSLLSSHARCGLYDETLELFKLMRTRTIEISAEALAVMLSVCATMLQVDWGKEIHGLVVKGGYEDYLFVKNALIGTYGKHQNLGDAQRVFLDIKNKSLVSWNALISAYAESGLCEEAYAAFLQMEKSCTDGQSPVRPNVISWSAVISGFASMGLGEKSLELFRQMQLSKVMANCVTISCVLSVCAELAALNVGKELHGYAIRNLVGDSILVGNGLINMYMKCGNFKEGHLVFDSIKGRDLISWNSLIGGYGMHGLGENALRSFDEMIRAGMKPDNITFVAILSACSHAGLVAAGRNIFYQMARKFRIEPNVEHYACMVDLFGRAGLLKEATDIVRNMPMEPNEYIWGALLNSCRMYRDVDIAEETASQILTLKSKITGSIMLLSNIYAANGRWDDFARVRVSARTKGLKKVPGQSWIELRKKVYMFSSGNSVHLNLDEVYVILEELALHMASKNYNL; this is encoded by the coding sequence ATGCGGAATGCAGCTTCCAAGTGTTTCCATTCTCTCTTGTCACCATTCCAATCCATTTTTGTGGTCTCTCCTTCAATCTCCCACCTCCACACGCACCCTTTCTACGTTACCCACAGCCATGAACTTGTTGATTCCTTCCATGCCTTTTTCCGGCGTTGTCTCACTCTGCATCAAGCTCGCCAGCTTCACTCCCAATTGCTTCTCACCGCCGCCCATCGTTTACCCTTCTTGGCCGCCAGCCTCATAGCCGTTTACGCCCGCTTTGGCTTTCTCTCTGACGCTCGCAAAGTGTTTGCTGCAATCCCAGTTGAGGGACTCCATCATCTTCTTTTGTGGAATTCCATTATCAGAGCCAATGTCTCTCATGGCTACCATCAACACGCGCTTCGACTTTATCTTGAAATGAGAAACCTTGGAATTTTTCCCGACGGCTTCACTCTTCCCTTGATAATACGGGCCTGCTCGTCTCTGGCTGTTTCTGATCTCTGCAGGATTGTCCATTGTCATGCTTTGCAGCTGGGTTTTCGGAATCATCTTCACGTCGTCAATGAACTCGTGGGTATGTATGGGAAGCACGGGCGAATGGAGGATTCTCGCCAACTGTTTGATGGAATGTCTGTTAGAAGCCTAGTCTCGTGGAATACTATGGTTTCGGGTTATGCTTTCAACTGTGATTCTCTTGGTGCTTCTGCTATTTTTAAAAGGATGGAGTTGGAAGGTTTGCAGCCGAATTCTGTGACATGGACCTCTCTCTTGTCAAGTCATGCTAGATGTGGGCTTTATGACGAAACTCTAGAGTTGTTTAAGTTGATGAGGACAAGGACAATTGAAATCAGTGCTGAAGCATTGGCCGTGATGTTGTCTGTGTGTGCTACTATGCTTCAAGTTGACTGGGGTAAAGAAATCCATGGGCTTGTTGTTAAAGGTGGATATGAAGATTATTTGTTTGTGAAAAATGCTCTGATAGGGACATATGGGAAGCACCAAAACTTGGGGGATGCACAAAGGGTGTTTTTGGATATAAAGAACAAGAGCCTAGTAAGTTGGAATGCTTTGATATCGGCGTATGCTGAATCTGGATTGTGTGAGGAGGCCTATGCAGCATTTTTGCAGATGGAGAAGTCATGTACAGATGGTCAATCCCCAGTGAGGCCTAATGTTATAAGTTGGAGTGCGGTGATTAGTGGCTTTGCTTCTATGGGGCTTGGTGAGAAGTCACTGGAACTTTTTAGGCAAATGCAGCTTTCTAAAGTAATGGCAAATTGTGTGACAATTTCCTGCGTTTTATCGGTTTGTGCAGAGTTAGCTGCATTGAACGTTGGCAAGGAGCTCCATGGTTATGCCATTAGGAATTTGGTGGGTGACAGTATTTTGGTGGGAAATGGTCTGATTAACATGTATATGAAGTGTGGCAACTTCAAGGAAGGACATTTAGTGTTTGATAGTATTAAGGGTAGAGATTTAATTTCGTGGAACTCATTAATTGGGGGTTATGGAATGCATGGGCTTGGTGAGAATGCTTTAAGAAGTTTTGATGAGATGATTAGAGCTGGAATGAAGCCAGACAACATCACTTTTGTGGCTATTCTATCTGCTTGCAGTCATGCTGGACTTGTTGCCGCTGGTCGTAACATTTTTTATCAGATGGCCAGAAAGTTTAGGATTGAACCTAATGTAGAGCATTATGCATGCATGGTTGACCTCTTTGGTCGTGCTGGACTTTTGAAGGAAGCAACTGATATTGTTCGAAATATGCCTATGGAACCTAATGAGTATATTTGGGGAGCTCTTTTAAACTCATGTAGAATGTATAGAGACGTGGACATTGCAGAAGAAACAGCATCACAAATTCTAACCCTGAAGTCAAAAATAACAGGGAGCATCATGCTGCTGTCAAATATATACGCTGCAAATGGAAGGTGGGATGACTTCGCAAGAGTGAGGGTGTCAGCAAGGACAAAAGGTCTTAAAAAAGTACCTGGTCAGAGTTGGATTGAGCTGCGAAAGAAAGTTTACATGTTTTCGTCAGGGAATTCAGTCCATCTGAATCTGGATGAAGTTTATGTGATCCTTGAAGAATTGGCCCTTCACATGGCgagtaaaaattataatctaTAG